In the Apteryx mantelli isolate bAptMan1 chromosome 1, bAptMan1.hap1, whole genome shotgun sequence genome, one interval contains:
- the BHLHE41 gene encoding class E basic helix-loop-helix protein 41, whose amino-acid sequence MDEGIPRLPERQLLEHREFIGLDYPSLYMCKPKRGVKRDESKETYKLPHRLIEKKRRDRINECIAQLKDLLPEHLKLTTLGHLEKAVVLELTLKHLKALTALTEQQHQKIIALQSGERSMKSPVQADLDAFHSGFQTCAKEVLQYLSRFESWTPREQRCAQLLGHLHAVSSQFLPGAPLLAPPPGPLHKGSSSSASASPPAPACAPGRKPEGQAHCVPVIQRTHAAEPSAETDTDTDSGYGGEPEVRPERGGPGAAAPAAPAALPALAIKQEPSGDEAPPAPKRLKLDRGGSPLPGPPGLAARGAEAAAAAAALARPDAALLGSLMALGAGGGGAPFGQPAAAAPFCLPFYFISPSAAAAYMQPFLDKGSLEKYLYPAAPIPLLYPGIPAQAAAAAAAAFPCLSSVLGPAEKVAAAAVLPPAPHLPHPFAAAGLAAAAEPGEEPEVAAAEEPGAEGP is encoded by the exons ATGGATGAAGGGATCCCTCGCCTGCCGGAGCGGCAGCTGCTGGAGCACAGGGAATTTATAGG GCTGGACTATCCTTCCTTGTACATGTGCAAACCTAAAAGAGGCGTAAAGAGGGACGAAAGCAAG GAAACATACAAGCTGCCACATAGATTGATAGAGAAGAAGAGGCGAGACAGGATTAACGAATGCATTGCCCAGCTGAAAGACTTACTGCCCGAGCATCTGAAACTGACG ACGCTGGGGCACCTGGAGAAAGCGGTGGTGCTGGAGCTGACTCTGAAGCACTTGAAAGCGTTGACAGCCTTAACGGAGCAGCAGCACCAGAAAATCATCGCTTTGCAAAGCG GGGAGCGGTCCATGAAGTCCCCGGTGCAGGCCGACCTGGACGCTTTCCACTCGGGCTTTCAGACGTGCGCCAAGGAAGTGCTGCAGTACCTCTCCCGCTTCGAGAGCTGGACGCCCCGCGAGCAGCGCTGCGCCCAGCTTCTCGGCCACCTGCACGCCGTCTCCTCGCAGTTCCTGCCCGGCGCCCCGctcctcgccccgccgccgggccccctGCACAAGggatcctcctcctccgcctccgcctcgccgcccgcccccgcctgCGCGCCGGGCCGCAAGCCCGAGGGCCAGGCTCACTGCGTGCCCGTCATCCAGCGGACTCACGCCGCCGAGCCCAGCGCCGAGACCGACACGGACACGGACAGCGGCTACGGCGGCGAGCCCGAGGTGCGCCccgagcgcggcggccccggcgcggcggccccggcggccccggcggcgctgcccgccctgGCCATCAAGCAGGAGCCGTCGGGGGACGAGGCGCCGCCCGCGCCCAAGCGGCTGAAGCTGGACCGCGGCGGCAGCCCGCTGCCcgggccgccggggctggcggcgcggggcgccgaggcggcggcggcggcggcggcgctggccagGCCCGACGCCGCGCTGCTGGGCTCGCTCATGGCcctgggggcgggcggcggcggggcccccttCGGacagccggcggcggccgcccccttCTGCCTGCCCTTCTACTTCATCTCCCCCTCGGCTGCCGCCGCCTACATGCAGCCCTTCCTGGATAAGGGCAGCCTGGAGAAGTACCTCTACCCCGCCGCCCCCATCCCGCTGCTCTACCCGGGCATCCCggcccaggccgccgccgccgccgccgccgccttcccgtGCCTCTCTTCCGTGCTCGGCCCCGCCGAGAaggtggccgccgccgccgtgctgcCCCCGGCGCCCCACCTCCCGCACCCCTtcgccgccgccgggctggccgccgccgccgagcccggcgAGGAGCCCGAGGTCGCCGCCGCCGAGGAGCCCGGCGCCGAGGGGccctga